In a genomic window of Sandaracinaceae bacterium:
- a CDS encoding Spy/CpxP family protein refolding chaperone yields MTLSTRLFRKLSGASLLLALAVPAGLSAQPPRNNPDAGVAGEHADGPRGERGPRGRGEGRRGGGHHGRQGGGQHGDVMRQLNLTDAQQAQLRTIREETRARAEQLRGSGDREANRAQMRALHEETRRRVDAVLTPAQRQQAEALRAQARTEHVARRVTHLRETLGLNESQTTRVQRVFEQAASRRHAARDAGANTTPEARRTAARAQREQVDSELRQILTAEQMTQLEAERANHRGRQGGRGHGRQVATTGRPMGSVVQEAARRVASHRG; encoded by the coding sequence ATGACCCTCTCCACCCGACTCTTCCGCAAGCTCTCCGGTGCCTCCCTCTTGCTGGCCCTCGCGGTGCCAGCGGGCCTGTCGGCCCAGCCGCCCCGCAACAACCCCGACGCCGGCGTTGCGGGTGAGCATGCCGACGGACCGCGCGGCGAGCGTGGCCCCCGCGGCCGGGGCGAGGGCCGTCGTGGCGGCGGGCACCACGGCCGACAGGGCGGCGGCCAGCACGGCGACGTGATGCGTCAGCTGAACCTGACCGACGCCCAGCAAGCGCAGCTCCGCACCATCCGTGAGGAGACGCGCGCTCGGGCCGAGCAGCTGCGCGGCAGCGGCGACCGCGAGGCGAACCGTGCCCAGATGCGGGCCCTTCATGAAGAGACGCGCCGCCGCGTGGACGCGGTGCTGACCCCGGCGCAGCGCCAGCAGGCCGAGGCGCTGCGAGCCCAAGCGCGCACCGAACACGTGGCCCGGCGCGTCACCCACCTGCGCGAGACCCTGGGGCTGAACGAGAGCCAGACCACCCGCGTGCAGCGCGTCTTCGAGCAGGCCGCCAGCCGGCGGCACGCAGCCCGCGATGCCGGTGCCAACACAACGCCCGAGGCGCGCCGCACGGCGGCCCGCGCCCAGCGTGAGCAGGTGGACAGCGAGCTCCGCCAGATCCTCACCGCCGAGCAGATGACGCAGCTGGAGGCCGAGCGGGCCAACCACCGCGGACGCCAAGGGGGCCGTGGGCACGGTCGCCAGGTGGCCACCACGGGCCGGCCGATGGGCAGCGTGGTCCAGGAGGCCGCCCGGCGGGTCGCTAGCCACCGGGGCTGA
- a CDS encoding HAMP domain-containing histidine kinase, with amino-acid sequence MPTAPMDSGHNVAFLWLLRTRWAATAAFAVAVVVAQEVLQLRLQLTPLFVLWSLALATNAAAAWVPREKQAVAGAWLLGFDMSVLTLILGIAGGPSNPFSALYLVYVTLAAMTLSGRVTAALTVFAIVAYGALFMVPPELLDPHAGHYGHTAHMGQQDGTSAYDAHLYGMFLALAVTAALLAGFVTRLASALRRREQELSVARAEVSRAERLTALTTLSAGAAHELGTPLGTIALVAKEIERRASGDDLLASIREDAALVRAEVARCRGILDRMAGRTGEPVGEARETITIADLVAAALERLHAADAQRVTLTAGGDEVVRVPPRALTQVLENLVRNGLDAASESRVRVAAERGDDGIVSVHVADDGPGMSSDDLARAGEPFFTTKDVGHGMGLGLYLSRAVVEQLGGTFELRSTTGVGTEVSFVIPA; translated from the coding sequence ATGCCCACGGCCCCCATGGACAGCGGACACAACGTGGCCTTCTTGTGGCTGCTGCGGACCCGCTGGGCCGCCACGGCGGCGTTCGCAGTGGCGGTGGTCGTCGCGCAGGAGGTCCTGCAGCTGCGGCTCCAGCTCACGCCGCTCTTCGTGCTCTGGTCGCTGGCGCTCGCCACGAACGCGGCCGCGGCGTGGGTGCCCCGAGAGAAGCAGGCCGTCGCAGGAGCGTGGTTGCTGGGCTTCGACATGAGCGTGCTGACGCTGATCCTGGGGATCGCCGGCGGCCCCAGCAACCCGTTCAGCGCGCTCTATCTCGTGTACGTGACGCTCGCGGCCATGACCCTCAGCGGGCGGGTGACGGCTGCGCTCACCGTGTTCGCCATTGTCGCCTATGGCGCGCTCTTCATGGTGCCACCCGAGCTGCTCGACCCGCACGCCGGACACTACGGGCACACCGCGCACATGGGGCAACAAGACGGCACATCGGCTTACGACGCACACCTCTACGGAATGTTCCTCGCGCTCGCGGTCACGGCGGCGCTGCTGGCGGGGTTCGTCACCCGCCTGGCCAGCGCCCTGCGCCGCCGCGAGCAGGAGCTGAGCGTCGCGCGCGCGGAGGTGTCTCGCGCCGAGCGGCTCACGGCGCTGACCACGCTCTCCGCGGGCGCGGCGCACGAGCTCGGGACGCCACTCGGGACCATCGCGCTGGTGGCCAAGGAGATCGAGCGGCGCGCAAGCGGTGACGACCTGCTCGCGTCCATTCGTGAAGACGCCGCGCTCGTGCGGGCGGAGGTCGCGCGCTGCCGCGGCATCCTGGACCGCATGGCGGGGCGCACGGGGGAGCCCGTGGGGGAGGCACGTGAGACCATCACGATCGCCGACTTGGTGGCTGCCGCTCTCGAGCGCCTGCACGCGGCCGACGCCCAGCGCGTGACGCTCACAGCGGGGGGCGACGAGGTGGTGCGCGTGCCGCCGCGCGCGCTCACGCAGGTGCTGGAGAACCTTGTGCGCAATGGCCTCGACGCTGCCTCCGAGAGCCGCGTGCGGGTCGCGGCGGAGCGCGGCGACGACGGCATCGTGAGCGTGCACGTGGCCGACGACGGCCCCGGCATGAGCAGCGACGACCTGGCGCGCGCGGGCGAGCCGTTCTTCACCACCAAGGACGTGGGCCACGGCATGGGCCTCGGGCTCTACCTCTCGCGCGCCGTGGTCGAGCAGCTGGGCGGCACCTTCGAGCTGCGCTCCACGACCGGTGTGGGCACCGAGGTGAGCTTCGTGATCCCCGCCTGA
- a CDS encoding response regulator — translation MSTDEPHVARTLLVVDDDHVFRGRLARAFTERGYDVRQARDAEEARQLAEQETPEFAVVDLRMPGSSGLEVVACLHTLDPTTRVVVLTGYGSIATAVEAVKLGATHYLTKPADADEVELAFARGQASGDATLPIREEDAPSLARVEWEHIQRVLTDAGGNISVAAKRLGLHRRSLQRKLSKYPVSR, via the coding sequence ATGAGCACCGACGAGCCCCACGTCGCACGCACGCTGTTGGTGGTGGACGACGACCACGTCTTCCGCGGGCGCCTGGCGCGGGCGTTCACCGAGCGTGGCTACGACGTGCGTCAGGCGCGAGACGCCGAGGAGGCGCGGCAGCTGGCGGAGCAGGAGACGCCCGAGTTCGCCGTCGTGGACTTGCGCATGCCGGGCAGCAGCGGGCTCGAGGTGGTGGCCTGCCTGCACACACTCGACCCGACCACGCGGGTGGTGGTGCTCACGGGCTACGGCAGCATCGCGACGGCGGTGGAGGCCGTGAAGCTCGGCGCCACGCACTACCTCACGAAGCCGGCCGACGCCGACGAGGTGGAGCTGGCGTTCGCTCGCGGGCAGGCCTCGGGCGACGCGACGCTCCCCATCCGCGAGGAGGATGCCCCCAGCCTCGCGCGCGTGGAGTGGGAGCACATCCAGCGGGTCCTCACGGACGCCGGGGGCAACATCAGCGTGGCGGCGAAGCGCTTGGGGCTCCACCGCCGCTCATTGCAGCGGAAGCTCTCGAAGTACCCCGTCTCGCGCTGA
- a CDS encoding penicillin acylase family protein — protein MFAAPLRCSQRLVSRFLFSTLFVTAGLGAGCGGGQTEDQAAVLAVPETTRMVLPTLRREVHVVRTEANIPHIYAHNERDLRVVQGYLAAADRYFSIEAGRRLGWGELSSLVGDVALSGDQLSRGQGLAVVAQRILDQLTPEQLDTFEAYAEGINAYIDAVAVQEAEPPTELTLLRLVIPRAEPVMRHVTGRDLIGWLAAVTFQQGYDSLDVERASVEARLDEAFTGSGLPNEALRQAGIVQDIWTPVRPLRNTTTTPGFGLTTGAMANAAGLVGPRSIAPSRGADVSETLLNRVLARANRWEELVHGGRDQDYGSNVWAMTAASTTDGVALLAGDGHLPLTVPSLLYHTGLDTSVFGGRRDALRQLGLFFAGVPYMGVGTNGNVAYSITYLYGDLTDWYREEIQLDANGAPSASLFEDEWRPLVGIDEVYEIANVPAFDSVGRSETWTRYTTFDGRLLAELEGRVVEADTVPGAGETLVNVQGVYIIPEDTDMDGKITAISFDYTGFDIANTVQAADGLGRAENVAEMREASRRFVGFGQNLGAADIHGDVWYGSYNALPCRDNLRNADRTWAAGGDPRSLLDGNRFGAFTIPLNDEGLPDEADPEHCLVPFEEWPMAISPAAGFIANANNDIGGMTVDDDLTNDAWYLGYDFDGGYRATTISDRLAELAATSSGSLEAMRALQADHHSPVGRHLAPLALAAIQRAQQLNMNDPVLSADEQRLVDLYVANLTAFDEVETRLETWLMRGAQAESGVETFYEAPTQEQREAAVATMIWNEWLRGMHDTIFGDENVAFVFEADAALRIKALVWLLEGRGASNPDNLASWDAATEESVFFDDATTVGVVERSDEMLLSALAGALGRLGAAPDPEVPGVGGFDTTDMDEWLWGLRHQVRFQSLVTQFAGDIPEVALLGRDINTARLPLFPDLPAADPRASLPWFPRHSDLYSVDAAHPPLTTGSPYTFGNGPVMRMVFHMEPGNVTGVNIVPGGQSGIAASDHFDDQARLWLANEVLPARFELADVLAGATGREVFAPR, from the coding sequence ATGTTCGCTGCCCCCCTCCGCTGCTCCCAGCGGCTCGTGTCGCGCTTTCTCTTCTCCACGCTTTTCGTGACTGCCGGCCTCGGCGCAGGCTGCGGAGGCGGCCAAACCGAGGACCAAGCGGCCGTGCTGGCGGTGCCCGAGACCACGCGCATGGTGCTGCCCACGCTGCGCCGTGAGGTGCACGTGGTGCGCACGGAGGCGAACATCCCGCACATCTACGCCCACAACGAGCGCGACCTGCGTGTGGTGCAGGGCTACTTGGCTGCCGCCGACCGCTACTTCTCCATCGAAGCGGGCCGGCGCTTGGGCTGGGGCGAGCTGTCGTCGTTGGTGGGTGACGTGGCGCTGTCGGGCGACCAGCTGTCGCGTGGCCAGGGCCTCGCGGTGGTGGCGCAGCGCATCCTGGACCAGCTCACGCCCGAGCAGCTGGACACGTTCGAGGCGTATGCCGAAGGCATCAACGCGTACATCGACGCCGTGGCCGTGCAGGAAGCCGAGCCGCCCACGGAGCTCACGCTGCTGCGCCTGGTCATCCCACGCGCCGAGCCGGTGATGCGTCACGTCACGGGCCGGGATCTGATCGGCTGGCTGGCTGCGGTGACGTTCCAGCAGGGGTACGACAGCCTCGACGTGGAGCGGGCCAGCGTGGAGGCGCGCCTGGACGAGGCCTTCACCGGCTCCGGCCTGCCCAACGAGGCGCTGCGCCAAGCGGGCATCGTGCAAGACATCTGGACGCCGGTGCGCCCGCTGCGCAACACCACCACCACACCCGGCTTCGGCCTGACCACCGGCGCCATGGCCAACGCGGCGGGGCTCGTGGGGCCGCGCTCCATCGCTCCGAGCCGCGGCGCAGACGTGAGCGAGACGCTGCTGAACCGCGTGCTGGCGCGCGCGAACCGCTGGGAAGAGCTGGTGCACGGGGGTCGCGACCAGGACTACGGCTCCAACGTGTGGGCCATGACGGCTGCGAGCACCACCGACGGGGTTGCGCTGCTGGCGGGGGATGGCCACTTGCCGCTCACGGTGCCGAGCTTGCTCTACCACACCGGCCTCGACACCTCGGTCTTCGGCGGCCGGCGCGACGCGCTGCGCCAGCTGGGGCTCTTCTTTGCCGGCGTGCCCTACATGGGCGTGGGCACCAACGGCAACGTGGCCTACAGCATCACCTATCTCTATGGCGACCTGACCGACTGGTACCGCGAGGAGATCCAGCTCGACGCGAACGGCGCGCCCAGCGCGAGCCTCTTCGAGGACGAGTGGCGCCCGCTGGTGGGCATCGACGAGGTCTACGAGATCGCGAACGTGCCCGCCTTCGACTCGGTGGGCCGCTCGGAGACCTGGACGCGCTACACCACCTTCGACGGTCGCCTGCTGGCGGAGCTCGAGGGGCGCGTGGTGGAGGCCGACACGGTGCCGGGCGCGGGCGAGACGCTGGTCAACGTGCAGGGCGTCTACATCATCCCCGAAGACACCGACATGGACGGGAAGATCACGGCCATCTCGTTCGACTACACGGGCTTCGACATCGCCAACACGGTGCAAGCCGCCGACGGGCTCGGGCGCGCGGAGAACGTGGCCGAGATGCGGGAAGCCAGCCGCCGCTTCGTGGGCTTCGGACAGAACCTGGGCGCCGCGGACATCCACGGCGACGTCTGGTACGGCAGCTACAACGCGCTGCCCTGCCGCGACAACCTGCGCAACGCCGACCGTACGTGGGCCGCGGGCGGCGACCCCCGCTCGCTGCTGGACGGCAACCGCTTCGGCGCCTTCACCATCCCGCTCAACGACGAAGGCCTGCCCGACGAGGCCGACCCGGAGCACTGCCTGGTGCCCTTCGAGGAGTGGCCCATGGCCATCTCGCCGGCAGCCGGCTTCATCGCCAACGCCAACAACGACATCGGCGGGATGACCGTGGACGACGACCTGACCAACGACGCGTGGTACCTGGGGTACGACTTCGACGGGGGCTACCGTGCCACCACCATCTCCGACCGCCTCGCGGAGCTGGCGGCCACGAGCTCGGGCAGCCTCGAGGCCATGCGCGCGCTGCAGGCCGACCACCACTCCCCGGTGGGCCGTCACCTCGCGCCGCTCGCCCTCGCGGCCATCCAGCGGGCGCAGCAGCTGAACATGAACGACCCCGTGCTGAGCGCCGACGAGCAGCGCCTGGTCGACCTCTATGTGGCGAACCTCACCGCCTTCGACGAGGTGGAGACGCGCCTCGAGACCTGGCTCATGCGCGGCGCGCAGGCCGAGAGCGGCGTCGAGACTTTCTACGAAGCGCCGACGCAGGAGCAGCGCGAGGCGGCCGTGGCCACCATGATCTGGAACGAGTGGCTGCGCGGGATGCACGACACCATCTTCGGCGACGAGAACGTGGCCTTCGTGTTCGAGGCGGACGCCGCCCTGCGCATCAAGGCGCTGGTCTGGCTCCTCGAGGGCCGCGGTGCCAGCAACCCCGACAACCTGGCGTCGTGGGACGCGGCCACGGAGGAGTCGGTCTTCTTCGACGACGCCACCACCGTGGGTGTGGTGGAGCGCAGCGACGAGATGCTCCTGAGCGCGCTGGCCGGGGCGCTGGGTCGCCTGGGGGCGGCCCCCGACCCGGAGGTGCCCGGCGTGGGCGGTTTCGACACCACGGACATGGACGAGTGGCTCTGGGGCCTGCGCCACCAGGTGCGCTTCCAGTCGCTGGTGACGCAGTTCGCGGGGGACATCCCGGAGGTCGCCCTGCTGGGGCGTGACATCAACACCGCGCGGCTGCCGCTCTTCCCGGACCTCCCCGCGGCCGACCCGCGCGCCTCGCTGCCGTGGTTCCCGCGGCACAGCGACCTCTACTCGGTGGATGCGGCCCACCCACCGCTCACCACGGGGTCGCCCTACACGTTCGGGAACGGACCGGTCATGCGCATGGTGTTCCACATGGAGCCGGGCAACGTCACGGGCGTGAACATCGTCCCGGGGGGGCAGTCCGGCATCGCGGCTTCCGACCACTTCGACGACCAGGCGCGCCTCTGGCTGGCCAACGAGGTGCTCCCGGCCCGCTTCGAGCTGGCCGATGTCCTGGCCGGCGCGACCGGCCGGGAGGTCTTCGCCCCCCGCTGA
- a CDS encoding alkaline phosphatase family protein, giving the protein MLRLLILGLDCVPPALLFDRCRDVMPNVSALIERGVHGPLRSSEPPITVPAWACMTSGRDAGELGLYGFRNRVRGEYGLRTADSRDVRVKRLWDYLGDAGHRVAPLFVPLTYPPTPVRGVMASCFLTPEGAPFTFPPGLGAQLEERHGAYHADVRDFRTDDLDRIWGELHAMAEQHVAMARDVLARQSPEFMMMVEMGPDRFHHAFFSHFDARHPLHQPGSAYADAPERYYAFLDAQLGKLLADVPPDCTVMIVSDHGAKSMLGGFCINDWLSSTGFLQHAAVSAPTPLREAGVVWSGTRAWAEGGYYARVFLNVAGREPEGVVPPADYERTRDAIIEALGRVKRPNGSAFPVRAVKPNESYRATRGEAPDLMLYLDDLDHRALGTVGHPSLFRQSNDGGPDGCNHDWDGVFVAAGPGIPAGDRVEGASLFDVTPTALGRFGLRVEGLAGRDLFARR; this is encoded by the coding sequence GTGCTTCGTCTGCTGATCCTCGGGCTCGACTGCGTGCCCCCCGCGCTGCTCTTCGACCGCTGCCGCGACGTCATGCCGAATGTGTCGGCGCTCATCGAGCGCGGTGTGCACGGGCCGCTGCGCTCGAGTGAGCCGCCCATCACCGTGCCGGCCTGGGCCTGCATGACGTCCGGCCGCGACGCGGGCGAGCTGGGGCTCTACGGGTTTCGCAACCGGGTGCGGGGTGAGTACGGCCTGCGCACGGCGGACAGCCGCGACGTGCGGGTGAAGCGTCTGTGGGATTACCTGGGCGACGCCGGACACCGAGTGGCTCCTCTGTTCGTGCCGCTGACCTATCCGCCGACACCCGTTCGGGGTGTGATGGCCTCCTGCTTCCTCACGCCGGAGGGGGCGCCCTTCACGTTCCCGCCGGGGCTGGGGGCGCAGCTCGAGGAGCGGCACGGCGCCTACCACGCCGACGTGCGTGACTTTCGCACCGACGACCTGGACCGCATCTGGGGCGAGCTGCACGCCATGGCCGAGCAGCACGTGGCCATGGCGCGTGACGTGCTCGCGCGGCAGTCCCCCGAGTTCATGATGATGGTGGAGATGGGGCCCGACCGCTTCCACCACGCGTTCTTCTCGCACTTCGACGCGCGCCACCCGCTGCACCAACCGGGCAGCGCGTATGCGGACGCACCCGAGCGCTACTACGCGTTCTTGGATGCACAGCTGGGCAAGCTGCTGGCCGATGTGCCGCCCGACTGCACCGTCATGATCGTGAGCGACCACGGGGCGAAGTCCATGCTGGGCGGCTTCTGCATCAACGACTGGTTGAGCAGCACGGGCTTCTTGCAGCACGCTGCCGTGAGTGCGCCCACGCCGCTGCGCGAAGCCGGCGTGGTGTGGTCCGGCACGCGCGCCTGGGCCGAGGGCGGCTACTATGCGCGGGTGTTCCTGAACGTGGCCGGCCGCGAGCCCGAGGGGGTCGTTCCGCCCGCCGACTACGAGCGCACGCGCGACGCGATCATCGAGGCGCTCGGGCGCGTGAAGCGCCCCAATGGAAGCGCCTTTCCGGTGCGCGCCGTGAAGCCCAACGAGTCGTACCGGGCCACGCGTGGTGAGGCGCCCGACCTGATGCTCTACCTCGACGACCTGGACCACCGCGCGCTCGGCACCGTGGGCCACCCGAGCCTGTTCCGGCAGAGCAACGATGGCGGGCCCGATGGCTGCAACCACGACTGGGACGGCGTCTTCGTCGCGGCCGGGCCGGGCATCCCCGCTGGCGACCGCGTCGAGGGCGCTAGCCTCTTCGATGTCACCCCCACCGCGCTCGGTCGCTTTGGTCTGCGTGTCGAGGGGCTAGCGGGGCGCGACCTGTTCGCACGGCGCTGA
- a CDS encoding DUF2378 family protein — protein MPPPLHLDSTPREGLDWGLRAIDQSEVESFAAALPLSAADQRAIVATLFHFPSECQVRGMFFDGLVNVIKRQRDATLADQLMAHAGVRGRVIPFALLPHRDFYKLYFMAAPVLHPNVPLEQAMERIAETFYPVFRDSMVGRTLSAMMGKDPRRVLERLVDAYKMSVQDNEHAVRVSGERAMIWECRVEPSPFYADTFRGIVSGTLKSHGVLGGRVETISRVADGPEHARWVFRISW, from the coding sequence ATGCCCCCCCCTCTTCATCTCGACTCGACCCCACGCGAAGGCCTCGACTGGGGGTTGCGCGCCATCGACCAGAGCGAGGTCGAGTCGTTCGCCGCGGCGCTGCCACTCAGCGCTGCGGATCAGCGCGCCATCGTCGCCACGCTCTTCCATTTCCCGAGCGAGTGCCAAGTGCGCGGGATGTTCTTCGATGGGTTGGTCAACGTCATCAAGCGTCAGCGGGACGCAACGCTGGCCGATCAGCTGATGGCCCACGCCGGCGTGCGTGGGCGTGTGATCCCCTTCGCGCTGCTGCCCCACCGCGACTTCTACAAGCTGTACTTCATGGCCGCGCCGGTGCTCCATCCGAACGTGCCGCTCGAGCAGGCCATGGAGCGCATCGCCGAGACCTTCTACCCCGTGTTCCGCGACAGCATGGTGGGGCGCACCCTCAGCGCCATGATGGGCAAGGATCCGCGGCGCGTGCTCGAGCGTCTGGTGGATGCCTACAAGATGAGCGTGCAGGACAACGAGCACGCGGTGCGCGTGTCGGGCGAGCGCGCGATGATCTGGGAGTGTCGCGTGGAGCCCAGCCCCTTCTACGCGGACACGTTCCGCGGCATCGTGTCCGGGACGCTGAAGTCGCACGGGGTCCTCGGCGGGCGTGTGGAGACCATCTCCCGCGTGGCCGATGGGCCCGAGCACGCGCGCTGGGTGTTCCGCATCAGCTGGTAG
- a CDS encoding FAD-dependent oxidoreductase, with protein MAQTVVVLGGGIGGLSAAHELAARGYAVRVFEAMDIAGGKARSVRIPGTGTDGRPDLPGEHGFRFFPGFYKHITDTMKRIPYPGNVDGVYDNLVQASQFQIARIGQTDPVLVARFPRSLSEFKEAIVALATANFGIPEIEALFFATRLVALLSSCDERRFGQWEQMSWWDFIEADKMSPEYRLYLARGLTRSLVAMRAEIGSTRTVGYILLQLLQDLLRPGETLDRLLDGPTNDVFIDPWVQHIEQLGVTYELERPLEAIHMAGGRVSSVDVRKPDGTIESVTADHYVSAIPVDRFVHFVTPDMKAAAPELGKLSQLHTEWMSGIQFFLRDDVPLAHGHTIYADSPWALTSISQQQFWSERLSGVGDGTVRGILSVDISDWTSPGFLLHQPADAIDDRQKIKDEVWEQLRLSLNDDPGVDLMDSNLAHWYLDDSIVTGGASGKPENREPLLVNTVGSWADRPEAHTGIPNLFLASDFVRTYTDLATMEGANEAARRAVNAILEADHSSAKPCELFPLEEPLVFEPLKLLDKIRFRLGLPPLAAPDLVP; from the coding sequence ATGGCGCAGACGGTGGTAGTTCTAGGAGGGGGCATTGGCGGGCTTTCCGCCGCACACGAGCTCGCAGCCCGCGGCTACGCAGTGCGCGTGTTCGAGGCGATGGACATCGCGGGAGGCAAGGCGCGCAGCGTGCGCATCCCAGGCACCGGCACGGATGGGCGCCCCGATCTCCCCGGAGAGCACGGGTTCCGCTTCTTCCCGGGCTTCTACAAACACATCACGGACACGATGAAGCGCATCCCTTACCCCGGGAATGTCGACGGCGTGTACGACAACCTGGTGCAAGCATCGCAGTTCCAGATCGCACGCATCGGGCAAACGGATCCGGTGCTGGTGGCGCGCTTTCCGCGCAGCCTGAGCGAGTTCAAGGAGGCGATCGTGGCGCTCGCCACGGCCAACTTCGGCATCCCCGAGATCGAGGCGCTGTTCTTCGCCACACGGCTCGTGGCCCTGCTGAGCTCGTGCGACGAGCGCAGGTTCGGACAGTGGGAGCAGATGTCGTGGTGGGACTTCATCGAAGCCGACAAGATGAGCCCCGAGTACCGCCTCTACCTCGCCCGCGGACTCACGCGCTCGCTGGTGGCCATGCGCGCCGAGATCGGCAGCACGCGCACGGTGGGCTACATCCTGCTGCAGCTCTTGCAGGATCTGCTGCGCCCGGGAGAGACCCTCGACCGCCTGCTCGATGGCCCCACCAACGACGTCTTCATCGACCCCTGGGTGCAACACATCGAGCAGCTGGGCGTCACCTACGAGCTCGAGCGCCCGCTCGAGGCCATTCACATGGCGGGCGGACGCGTCAGCAGTGTCGATGTGCGCAAGCCCGATGGAACCATCGAGAGTGTCACGGCGGACCACTACGTCTCGGCTATCCCGGTCGACCGCTTCGTGCACTTCGTGACGCCCGACATGAAGGCGGCGGCGCCCGAGCTCGGCAAGCTGTCGCAGCTGCACACCGAGTGGATGAGCGGGATCCAGTTCTTCCTGCGCGACGACGTCCCGCTCGCCCACGGGCACACCATCTACGCGGACTCACCCTGGGCGCTCACGAGCATCTCGCAGCAACAGTTCTGGTCGGAGCGCCTGTCGGGCGTGGGCGATGGGACCGTGCGCGGCATCCTCTCGGTGGACATCAGCGACTGGACCTCGCCAGGCTTCCTCTTGCATCAGCCCGCCGACGCCATCGACGATCGGCAGAAGATCAAGGACGAGGTGTGGGAGCAGCTGCGGCTCTCGTTGAACGACGATCCAGGCGTGGACCTGATGGACTCGAACCTCGCCCACTGGTACTTGGACGACAGCATCGTGACCGGCGGGGCCAGCGGAAAGCCCGAGAACCGCGAGCCGCTGCTCGTGAACACCGTGGGCTCGTGGGCAGACCGCCCGGAGGCGCACACCGGCATCCCCAACCTCTTCCTGGCGTCGGACTTCGTGCGCACCTACACGGACCTGGCCACCATGGAGGGCGCCAACGAAGCGGCGCGCCGCGCCGTGAACGCCATCCTCGAAGCGGACCACAGCAGCGCGAAGCCGTGCGAGCTGTTCCCGCTCGAGGAGCCCCTGGTGTTCGAGCCGCTCAAGCTGCTCGACAAGATTCGCTTCCGCCTCGGCCTGCCCCCACTCGCCGCCCCGGACCTCGTCCCTTGA
- a CDS encoding PilZ domain-containing protein, which translates to MTLRNAIERRSTRRQVDLPCQAVAEEGFRFLGGRVIDLSPEGMQVASGAQVRVGEPVLVSFRAPNSTDWMDAEAEVARVVRGQRGTDRGRSIGLRFTQQSTFDRVMLAERLRNLTPPTPARRLRRDYAAFVRGVDFFSPSSLARHGFDYLSERC; encoded by the coding sequence ATGACTCTGCGCAACGCCATCGAACGCCGCTCCACTCGTCGACAGGTCGACCTCCCTTGCCAGGCCGTCGCCGAAGAAGGCTTTCGCTTCTTGGGCGGTCGCGTCATCGATCTGTCGCCCGAGGGCATGCAGGTGGCGAGTGGCGCGCAGGTGCGCGTGGGCGAGCCCGTGCTCGTGAGCTTCCGGGCCCCCAACAGCACCGATTGGATGGACGCCGAGGCCGAGGTGGCTCGCGTGGTGCGCGGACAGCGCGGCACCGACCGGGGCCGCTCCATCGGGCTGCGCTTCACGCAGCAGTCCACGTTCGACCGCGTCATGCTGGCGGAGCGCCTGCGCAACCTGACGCCGCCCACCCCCGCGCGCCGACTGCGCCGTGACTACGCGGCGTTCGTGCGTGGCGTGGACTTCTTCTCGCCGTCGAGCCTCGCGCGGCACGGCTTCGACTACTTGTCCGAGCGCTGCTGA